A genomic segment from Salmo trutta chromosome 38, fSalTru1.1, whole genome shotgun sequence encodes:
- the LOC115177810 gene encoding atlastin-2 isoform X2: MAEESGLKHRNHSQQNSEKSTFDEGEHGVEDVPHKMSPEEEKALLSEEGALSARPVQIVVAHEDDHAFELDEAALERILLQEHVRDLNVVVVSVAGAFRKGKSFLLDFMLRFMYNQTSCSWLGGHEEPLTGFTWRGGCERETTGILAWSDVFVVDKPDGSKVAVLLIDTQGAFDSQSTIKDCATLFALSTMTSSVQVYNLSQNVQEDDLQHLQLFTEYGRLALEEIYEKPFQTLMFLIRDWSYPYEHPYGLDGGKSFLEKRLQVKQNQHEELQNVRKHIHSCFSNIGCFLLPHPGLKVATNPNFDGRLTDIDDDFKTELVNLVPILLSPKNLVEKEIGGSKVTCRDLVQYFKAYMKIYQGEELPHPKSMLQATAEANNLAAVAGAKDIYNKGMEQVCGGDKPYMAPDQLEHGHANLRQVAVKHFRSVKKMGGEDFCRCYQEQLEAELDEAFTNFIKHNDGKNIFYAARTPATLFAVMFAMYVASLVTGFLGINTVAMVCNLIMGVALAALCLWAYVKYSGEFREVGSFIDQVAETLWEQIFSKLFEVARSQVPLDSLITAQRTRLASNNNVKKKN, translated from the exons ATGGCGGAGGAGAGCGGGTTGAAGCATCGGAATCACTCTCAGCAAAATAGCGAAAAGAGCACTTTCGACGAAG GTGAGCATGGGGTGGAGGATGTGCCTCATAAGATGAGCCCTGAGGAAGAGAAGGCCCTGTTGTCGGAGGAAGGTGCGTTGTCGGCCAGGCCGGTACAGATCGTCGTGGCTCACGAGGACGACCACGCCTTTGAGCTCGACGAGGCGGCGCTGGAGCGCATCCTGCTGCAGGAGCATGTGCGCGACCTCAACGTGGTGGTGGTGTCGGTGGCCGGTGCCTTCCGTAAGGGCAAGTCCTTCCTGCTGGACTTCATGCTGCGCTTCATGTACAACCAG ACATCCTGCTCCTGGCTGGGTGGGCACGAGGAGCCACTGACAGGCTTCACCTGGCGGGGGGGCTGCGAGAGGGAGACCACGGGCATCCTGGCCTGGAGCGACGTGTTTGTGGTGGACAAGCCAGACGGGAGCAAG GTTGCGGTTCTTCTAATCGACACACAGGGGGCTTTCGACAGCCAATCAACTATCAAAGATTGTGCGACGCTGTTTGCGTTGAGCACCATGACCAGCTCTGTACAG GTTTACAACTTGTCTCAGAATGTGCAAGAAGATGACCTTCAAcatctccag CTCTTTACTGAATATGGAAGGCTGGCCTTGGAAGAAATCTATGAGAAACCATTTCAG actttaatgtttcttataagAGACTGGAGCTACCCTTATGAGCATCCCTATGGCTTGGACGGAGGGAAGAGTTTCCTGGAGAAGAGATTACAA GTGAAACAGAACCAGCATGAGGAGCTGCAGAATGTCAGGAAGCACATCCACTCCTGCTTCTCTAACATTGGTTGCTTCCTCCTGCCCCACCCAGGCCTCAAGGTGGCCACCAACCCCAACTTTGATGGCAGACTCACAG ATATTGATGACGATTTCAAGACTGAGCTAGTCAACTTAGTGCCAATCTTGTTGTCCCCGAAGAACTTGGTGGAGAAAGAAATCGGAGGATCCAAAGTGACGTGCCGAGACCTTGTACAGTATTTCAAA GCATACATGAAAATATACCAAGGAGAGGAGCTGCCTCATCCCAAGTCAATGTTACAG GCAACGGCTGAAGCAAACAACCTTGCTGCTGTTGCAGGAGCAAAAGACATTTACAACAAAGGCATGGAACAG GTGTGCGGAGGCGACAAGCCCTACATGGCCCCCGATCAACTGGAGCACGGCCACGCGAACCTGCGGCAGGTGGCGGTCAAACACTTCCGCTCGGTCAAGAAAATGGGCGGCGAGGACTTCTGCCGGTGCTACCAGGAGCAGCTTGAAGCAGAGCTGGATGAGGCCTTCACGAACTTCATCAAACACAACGATGGCAAGAACATCTTCTACGCGGCACGCACGCCAGCCACGCTCTTCGCCGTCATGTTCGCCATGTACGTGGCGTCACTGGTCACAGGCTTTCTGGGTATCAACACAGTGGCCATGGTGTGTAATCTCATTATGGGCGTGGCACTGGCTGCACTTTGCCTATGGGCCTATGTGAAGTATTCTGGCGAGTTCCGCGAGGTGGGCAGCTTTATCGACCAGGTGGCAGAGACCCTGTGGGAGCAG ATATTTTCCAAACTCTTTGAGGTGGCGAGGAGTCAAGTCCCGTTGGATTCCTTGATAACGGCCCAGAGAACGAGACTGGCCTCCAACAACAATGTCAAGAAGAAAAACTAG
- the LOC115177810 gene encoding atlastin-2 isoform X1, with product MAEESGLKHRNHSQQNSEKSTFDEGEHGVEDVPHKMSPEEEKALLSEEGALSARPVQIVVAHEDDHAFELDEAALERILLQEHVRDLNVVVVSVAGAFRKGKSFLLDFMLRFMYNQTSCSWLGGHEEPLTGFTWRGGCERETTGILAWSDVFVVDKPDGSKVAVLLIDTQGAFDSQSTIKDCATLFALSTMTSSVQVYNLSQNVQEDDLQHLQLFTEYGRLALEEIYEKPFQTLMFLIRDWSYPYEHPYGLDGGKSFLEKRLQVKQNQHEELQNVRKHIHSCFSNIGCFLLPHPGLKVATNPNFDGRLTDIDDDFKTELVNLVPILLSPKNLVEKEIGGSKVTCRDLVQYFKAYMKIYQGEELPHPKSMLQATAEANNLAAVAGAKDIYNKGMEQVCGGDKPYMAPDQLEHGHANLRQVAVKHFRSVKKMGGEDFCRCYQEQLEAELDEAFTNFIKHNDGKNIFYAARTPATLFAVMFAMYVASLVTGFLGINTVAMVCNLIMGVALAALCLWAYVKYSGEFREVGSFIDQVAETLWEQRIPRKIFSKLFEVARSQVPLDSLITAQRTRLASNNNVKKKN from the exons ATGGCGGAGGAGAGCGGGTTGAAGCATCGGAATCACTCTCAGCAAAATAGCGAAAAGAGCACTTTCGACGAAG GTGAGCATGGGGTGGAGGATGTGCCTCATAAGATGAGCCCTGAGGAAGAGAAGGCCCTGTTGTCGGAGGAAGGTGCGTTGTCGGCCAGGCCGGTACAGATCGTCGTGGCTCACGAGGACGACCACGCCTTTGAGCTCGACGAGGCGGCGCTGGAGCGCATCCTGCTGCAGGAGCATGTGCGCGACCTCAACGTGGTGGTGGTGTCGGTGGCCGGTGCCTTCCGTAAGGGCAAGTCCTTCCTGCTGGACTTCATGCTGCGCTTCATGTACAACCAG ACATCCTGCTCCTGGCTGGGTGGGCACGAGGAGCCACTGACAGGCTTCACCTGGCGGGGGGGCTGCGAGAGGGAGACCACGGGCATCCTGGCCTGGAGCGACGTGTTTGTGGTGGACAAGCCAGACGGGAGCAAG GTTGCGGTTCTTCTAATCGACACACAGGGGGCTTTCGACAGCCAATCAACTATCAAAGATTGTGCGACGCTGTTTGCGTTGAGCACCATGACCAGCTCTGTACAG GTTTACAACTTGTCTCAGAATGTGCAAGAAGATGACCTTCAAcatctccag CTCTTTACTGAATATGGAAGGCTGGCCTTGGAAGAAATCTATGAGAAACCATTTCAG actttaatgtttcttataagAGACTGGAGCTACCCTTATGAGCATCCCTATGGCTTGGACGGAGGGAAGAGTTTCCTGGAGAAGAGATTACAA GTGAAACAGAACCAGCATGAGGAGCTGCAGAATGTCAGGAAGCACATCCACTCCTGCTTCTCTAACATTGGTTGCTTCCTCCTGCCCCACCCAGGCCTCAAGGTGGCCACCAACCCCAACTTTGATGGCAGACTCACAG ATATTGATGACGATTTCAAGACTGAGCTAGTCAACTTAGTGCCAATCTTGTTGTCCCCGAAGAACTTGGTGGAGAAAGAAATCGGAGGATCCAAAGTGACGTGCCGAGACCTTGTACAGTATTTCAAA GCATACATGAAAATATACCAAGGAGAGGAGCTGCCTCATCCCAAGTCAATGTTACAG GCAACGGCTGAAGCAAACAACCTTGCTGCTGTTGCAGGAGCAAAAGACATTTACAACAAAGGCATGGAACAG GTGTGCGGAGGCGACAAGCCCTACATGGCCCCCGATCAACTGGAGCACGGCCACGCGAACCTGCGGCAGGTGGCGGTCAAACACTTCCGCTCGGTCAAGAAAATGGGCGGCGAGGACTTCTGCCGGTGCTACCAGGAGCAGCTTGAAGCAGAGCTGGATGAGGCCTTCACGAACTTCATCAAACACAACGATGGCAAGAACATCTTCTACGCGGCACGCACGCCAGCCACGCTCTTCGCCGTCATGTTCGCCATGTACGTGGCGTCACTGGTCACAGGCTTTCTGGGTATCAACACAGTGGCCATGGTGTGTAATCTCATTATGGGCGTGGCACTGGCTGCACTTTGCCTATGGGCCTATGTGAAGTATTCTGGCGAGTTCCGCGAGGTGGGCAGCTTTATCGACCAGGTGGCAGAGACCCTGTGGGAGCAG AGGATTCCACGAAAG ATATTTTCCAAACTCTTTGAGGTGGCGAGGAGTCAAGTCCCGTTGGATTCCTTGATAACGGCCCAGAGAACGAGACTGGCCTCCAACAACAATGTCAAGAAGAAAAACTAG